A single window of Populus nigra chromosome 17, ddPopNigr1.1, whole genome shotgun sequence DNA harbors:
- the LOC133677184 gene encoding NAC domain-containing protein 90-like encodes MVFPPGYRFFPTEEELISFYLHHKLDGGSEDLNQVINQIIPVRDIYEHDPWDLPQFSGGLHHIKDPEQWFFFIPRQESEARGGRPKRLTNTGYWKATGSPGSVFSNNRSIGLKRTMVFYSGRAPNGRKTEWKMNEYKAVDQDKASSSTSANPKLRHEYSLCRVYKNSKCMRAFDRRPVGLEVIEPRTQPASGGNELVASDQNHPTVENTSSPDSSWSGDQGNPSGTGESSSMPMPVDNDMWDVDLDWYYGAGQD; translated from the exons ATGGTTTTTCCACCAGGTTATCGTTTCTTCCCTACCGAAGAAGAGCTGATCTCGTTTTATCTTCACCACAAGCTAGATGGCGGGAGTGAAGACCTTAACCAGGTCATTAACCAGATTATACCGGTCCGTGATATATACGAGCACGATCCATGGGATCTTCCAC AATTTTCAGGAGGCTTGCACCATATTAAAGATCCTGAGCAGTGGTTTTTCTTCATTCCAAGACAAGAGAGCGAAGCTCGTGGAGGGAGGCCTAAGAGACTAACAAATACTGGATACTGGAAAGCAACTGGCTCTCCCGGGTCTGTCTTTTCCAACAATCGCAGCATTGGTTTGAAAAGAACAATGGTTTTCTATAGCGGAAGGGCTCCAAATGGAAGAAAAACTGAGTGGAAAATGAACGAGTACAAAGCTGTAGATCAAGATAAAGCATCCTCATCAACTAGCGCAAATCCAAAG TTAAGGCATGAATACAGTTTGTGCCGGGTCTACAAAAACTCAAAGTGCATGCGAGCATTCGACAGACGGCCGGTGGGCCTTGAGGTAATCGAGCCAAGAACTCAACCAGCCTCTGGTGGCAATGAGCTAGTAGCATCTGATCAAAACCATCCAACAGTGGAGAACACAAGCTCACCTGACAGTTCATGGTCCGGAGACCAAGGCAATCCCTCTGGAACTGGTGAGAGTAGTAGCATGCCAATGCCTGTCGATAATGATATGTGGGATGTGGACTTAGATTGGTACTACGGTGCCGGACAGGATTAA